The Paenibacillus tianjinensis genome has a window encoding:
- a CDS encoding serine/threonine-protein kinase — MIFQTKLAPGQLIGERYRIMSLIGSGGMSHVYLAEDTRLPGQRWAVKESISHHKTAGAVEAEAELLISLNHRLLPRVADFFAPDEEGYWYMIMDYIEGVTLAEAIKANTEPMDAGRIISYTRQLLEVLAFLHGQQPPIIYRDLKPANIMLTGAGGLMLIDFGIARSYRKGAGEDTEKLGTAGFAAPEQYGSGQSGPSSDLYGLGAIMLYMVSGGLYSRWVPGMEARLNAKIPEALIPVIRRLLRYHPEERFQSAEEVLQALEPLTDSVDEPSKSGMRPALSVKRHTAVVALLGVSAGLGTTHTSLAVSSGLARKGTTAWVDFSPESSVYDRICSLLDYPVHPGQPGLPEAPLSWKGIDYWRRPVQGDLTDLLNKNYTYLVLDLGTGGYAGALEEFTGSDIPLLLASGSTWRLEDTLHWLRRSRLPVHANWQICLPLAGGAAAELLSSALGGQVKVGSLPLQQDPFQHNGRLVQALGQLLAETGRLPIPAKRSGLFQKKM, encoded by the coding sequence ATGATCTTTCAAACAAAACTGGCACCCGGACAGTTAATTGGAGAGCGGTACCGGATTATGAGCCTGATCGGCTCCGGCGGAATGAGCCATGTTTATCTGGCCGAGGATACGCGGCTGCCAGGGCAGCGGTGGGCGGTGAAGGAAAGCATCAGCCATCATAAGACAGCGGGAGCTGTGGAGGCGGAGGCGGAGCTGCTGATCTCTTTGAACCACCGTCTGCTTCCGAGAGTTGCCGATTTTTTTGCGCCGGATGAAGAAGGCTACTGGTATATGATCATGGATTATATTGAGGGGGTGACGCTGGCGGAAGCTATAAAGGCAAATACAGAGCCGATGGATGCGGGACGTATTATTTCCTATACCCGCCAGCTGCTGGAAGTGCTTGCGTTCTTGCACGGGCAGCAGCCGCCGATTATATACCGCGATCTGAAGCCGGCTAATATTATGCTGACCGGAGCAGGCGGGCTGATGCTGATAGACTTCGGAATCGCCCGCAGCTATAGAAAGGGAGCCGGAGAGGATACAGAGAAGCTAGGTACCGCCGGTTTCGCGGCTCCCGAGCAATACGGCAGCGGGCAGAGCGGACCTTCGTCGGATCTGTACGGCCTGGGAGCGATTATGCTGTATATGGTTTCCGGCGGGTTGTACAGCCGCTGGGTGCCGGGAATGGAAGCCAGGCTAAACGCCAAAATTCCGGAGGCCTTAATTCCTGTTATCCGGCGGCTTCTGCGCTATCATCCGGAGGAAAGATTTCAAAGCGCGGAAGAAGTATTACAGGCGCTTGAGCCTCTTACAGATTCTGTAGATGAACCGTCTAAAAGCGGGATGCGGCCGGCATTATCCGTAAAGCGCCACACTGCTGTTGTTGCACTGCTCGGCGTATCCGCTGGTCTTGGAACGACGCATACCTCTCTGGCAGTAAGCAGCGGGCTGGCCCGAAAGGGGACCACCGCATGGGTTGACTTCAGCCCGGAATCTTCCGTGTATGACCGGATCTGCAGCCTGCTTGATTATCCGGTACATCCAGGGCAACCGGGCCTGCCTGAGGCACCGCTTAGCTGGAAAGGAATTGATTACTGGCGGCGTCCGGTGCAGGGTGATTTAACAGACCTGCTAAATAAAAACTATACATACCTCGTGCTGGATCTCGGAACCGGCGGATACGCAGGGGCACTTGAAGAGTTTACAGGCAGTGATATACCGCTGCTGCTGGCTTCCGGATCCACCTGGCGGCTGGAGGATACGCTGCACTGGCTGCGTCGGAGCAGACTTCCGGTTCATGCGAACTGGCAGATTTGCCTGCCGCTGGCTGGTGGCGCAGCAGCGGAGCTGCTGAGTTCAGCATTGGGCGGACAGGTGAAGGTGGGTAGCCTGCCACTGCAACAGGACCCTTTTCAGCATAACGGGAGGCTGGTTCAAGCGCTTGGACAGCTTCTGGCGGAGACTGGCAGACTTCCTATTCCTGCAAAACGCAGCGGATTATTTCAGAAAAAAATGTAA
- a CDS encoding SAM-dependent methyltransferase — protein sequence MNDLTQTTGEQAAAPEEKILSRYICTANHGFAPYAQEELRRLFGAVKSTLLLPGEIFLATLEGEPEEVSRVLSANLPIFLRHIQPVQFQDQGDLSALDRLAVYLSRRSELEGEKVSLHVRKGAASFWQDSPGELREWLQERLQSLEADFTVQDPAWVISVYADGDALYAGVSRPEDNLSSWNGGMIRFRKEDGQISRAKFKLMEAEKEFAIPFSNFRNAVDIGASPGGWTSFLLERGLKVTAVDPALMHESLRNLPGLKILRKNAGEVKFRDNEFDLLVCDMSWSPKLMAKLVTGLLHSLSPGGTAVVTVKLMHKKPLAVIKEIIAMFEGERMQVQRAKQLFHNRDEITLYMIKY from the coding sequence TTGAACGATTTAACACAAACAACCGGAGAGCAGGCTGCTGCTCCGGAAGAAAAGATTCTTTCACGTTATATCTGCACGGCCAATCACGGCTTTGCCCCATACGCTCAGGAAGAGCTTCGCCGCCTGTTCGGGGCGGTGAAAAGCACGCTGCTGCTGCCGGGGGAGATTTTCCTGGCCACGCTGGAAGGTGAACCGGAAGAGGTATCACGGGTGCTTAGCGCGAATCTGCCGATCTTCCTGCGGCATATTCAGCCGGTACAGTTTCAGGATCAGGGAGATCTCTCGGCGCTGGACCGGTTGGCCGTATATTTAAGCCGCCGCAGTGAACTGGAAGGTGAGAAGGTGTCGCTGCATGTCCGCAAGGGAGCAGCCTCGTTCTGGCAGGACAGCCCTGGTGAGCTGCGCGAGTGGCTGCAGGAGCGGCTGCAGAGCCTGGAGGCTGATTTCACCGTACAGGACCCTGCCTGGGTGATTTCCGTCTATGCGGACGGAGATGCGCTGTATGCCGGGGTGTCCCGGCCTGAGGACAATCTGTCCAGCTGGAACGGCGGCATGATCCGTTTCCGCAAGGAAGACGGACAGATCTCGCGGGCAAAATTCAAGCTGATGGAGGCGGAGAAGGAATTTGCCATTCCGTTCTCAAACTTCCGCAATGCTGTTGATATTGGTGCTTCACCCGGCGGATGGACCTCATTCCTGCTGGAACGCGGTCTCAAGGTAACGGCGGTTGATCCTGCGCTGATGCATGAGTCGCTCCGCAATCTGCCCGGACTGAAGATCCTGCGCAAAAATGCCGGGGAAGTCAAATTCCGGGATAATGAATTTGATCTGCTGGTCTGTGATATGAGCTGGAGTCCCAAGCTGATGGCGAAGCTGGTCACCGGCCTGCTCCACAGCCTTTCACCGGGCGGAACAGCAGTGGTCACAGTGAAGCTGATGCACAAGAAGCCACTGGCTGTAATTAAGGAGATTATCGCCATGTTTGAAGGTGAGCGGATGCAGGTTCAGCGGGCGAAGCAGCTGTTTCATAACCGTGACGAGATAACACTTTATATGATTAAATATTAA
- a CDS encoding ABC transporter ATP-binding protein — protein MISLQHLTLRREQSLILDDVSLEMKQGENWVILGRNGSGKTTILEMITGYLFPSSGSVEVLGYKYGQCDLREVRKEIGYIGPSLMEKLSLSDPVWEVVATGAYAYLRFYQAIPQQVQEQAVMLLEEMNLGELAYHPFGTLSQGERKKAMLARCLMANPKLLIMDEPCAGLDLYEREKMLAEIDKLKQRNVSVVYVTHHVEEIVPLFSHVALIRDGKLAGSGPKEEVLTKDMILATFDIPVDVEWDNGRPWIKIRPGGR, from the coding sequence ATGATATCATTACAACATCTAACGCTGCGGAGAGAACAAAGCCTGATTCTTGATGATGTATCACTGGAAATGAAGCAGGGCGAGAACTGGGTCATTCTTGGGCGCAACGGTTCCGGAAAGACTACTATTCTGGAGATGATTACCGGATATTTGTTCCCGAGCAGCGGCTCCGTTGAGGTGCTCGGTTATAAATACGGCCAGTGCGATCTGCGTGAGGTACGCAAGGAGATTGGTTACATCGGCCCTTCGCTGATGGAAAAGCTGTCGCTCAGCGATCCTGTATGGGAAGTGGTTGCCACCGGCGCCTATGCCTATCTTCGCTTCTATCAGGCGATTCCGCAGCAGGTACAAGAGCAGGCGGTTATGCTGCTTGAAGAGATGAATCTGGGCGAGCTGGCCTATCATCCGTTCGGTACCCTGTCTCAGGGTGAACGCAAAAAGGCAATGCTGGCGAGATGCCTGATGGCCAACCCTAAGCTGCTCATCATGGACGAGCCTTGTGCCGGACTTGATCTGTACGAACGTGAGAAAATGCTTGCGGAGATTGATAAGCTGAAGCAGCGCAATGTTTCGGTAGTCTATGTCACGCATCATGTTGAGGAAATCGTACCGCTTTTCTCCCATGTGGCGCTGATCCGTGACGGAAAGCTGGCGGGCTCAGGCCCCAAAGAAGAAGTGTTAACGAAAGATATGATCTTGGCTACTTTTGATATTCCCGTCGATGTTGAATGGGATAACGGTCGTCCCTGGATTAAAATCAGACCTGGAGGCAGATGA
- a CDS encoding thioredoxin family protein: MTEFKSLNEQELMKALLQSGDPLVVFLHTPLCGTCKAARRMLEVASHLLPAELVIAEANINLLPGLVSQYRISSVPALLVAPADRIAEPEIYYSMGSVERMLEYIRRVTS, translated from the coding sequence ATGACAGAATTTAAGAGCTTGAACGAGCAGGAGCTGATGAAGGCCCTGCTACAGTCCGGTGATCCCTTGGTTGTATTCCTGCATACACCGCTGTGCGGTACCTGCAAGGCCGCCCGGCGCATGCTGGAGGTTGCGTCCCATCTGCTGCCGGCCGAACTAGTTATAGCTGAGGCTAATATAAATTTGCTGCCGGGTCTGGTCAGCCAGTACCGTATATCCAGCGTTCCTGCACTTCTGGTAGCCCCTGCTGACCGGATTGCTGAACCGGAAATCTATTATTCAATGGGCTCTGTAGAACGGATGCTGGAATACATAAGGAGAGTGACCTCATAA
- a CDS encoding cyclic-phosphate processing receiver domain-containing protein has product MINIFMDDCRKLPRGFTLARTTEECLLLLRECEVNILSLDYDMGPDDYSGDEVCRRMVLEGLFPRQIYLHTSSSWGRKEMYELLYTARPVGTELYNGPISVEVLAGIAAGAAGK; this is encoded by the coding sequence TTGATTAATATATTTATGGACGATTGCCGCAAGCTGCCGCGGGGTTTTACGCTGGCAAGAACAACTGAAGAATGCCTGCTGCTCTTGCGTGAGTGCGAGGTTAATATATTGTCGCTCGATTATGACATGGGGCCTGATGATTACAGCGGGGATGAGGTATGCAGACGTATGGTGCTTGAGGGGCTGTTTCCGCGCCAAATCTATCTGCATACCTCCAGTAGCTGGGGCCGCAAAGAAATGTATGAGCTTCTCTATACCGCAAGACCAGTGGGAACCGAATTGTATAATGGCCCGATTAGTGTTGAAGTGCTTGCCGGAATCGCTGCAGGAGCGGCCGGCAAATGA
- a CDS encoding deoxyribonuclease IV — MKGSPKIGAHVSIRGGYGRAARFAWESGAACFQYFPKNPRSLKPKPLDRRDAEDCAAFCRKHNMVSIAHTPYPTNMAADTTGAASRSVMVASLRNDLEIAEACGSLGIVVHFGHFAGMEPLQGYQNIIQCMNDTLSSWDGRAKLLIENQAGNHGSEGMTLEELVKVRELSRFPEKIGFCFDTCHAFAAGIWNPDQTAKLLQWGTELDYWRNLTAVHLNDSLFPFGLRRDRHAGVGEGYIGEYSLRELLLSEPIRHAVVALETAKGPDGSHRQEIAAVLKWYEAEE; from the coding sequence ATGAAGGGTAGCCCCAAAATCGGGGCTCATGTCAGCATCCGCGGCGGATACGGCCGAGCGGCCCGTTTTGCCTGGGAGAGCGGTGCGGCATGCTTTCAATATTTTCCGAAAAATCCGCGCAGTCTGAAGCCGAAACCGCTTGATAGGCGGGATGCGGAGGACTGCGCCGCCTTTTGCCGCAAGCACAATATGGTCTCCATTGCCCACACCCCTTATCCGACTAATATGGCGGCTGATACAACTGGTGCTGCATCCAGATCGGTAATGGTGGCGTCACTGCGCAATGATCTGGAGATTGCTGAGGCTTGCGGCTCGCTTGGTATTGTAGTGCATTTTGGACATTTTGCCGGAATGGAGCCGTTACAAGGCTACCAAAATATTATACAATGTATGAATGATACCCTTAGCTCCTGGGATGGCCGGGCAAAGCTGCTGATTGAGAATCAGGCCGGTAATCACGGAAGTGAAGGCATGACACTGGAAGAACTGGTCAAAGTCCGTGAGCTTAGCCGCTTTCCGGAGAAGATCGGGTTCTGCTTCGACACATGCCATGCTTTTGCCGCCGGGATCTGGAATCCGGACCAGACAGCGAAGCTGCTGCAGTGGGGAACTGAACTGGATTATTGGCGTAATCTTACTGCAGTTCATCTGAACGATTCATTATTTCCCTTCGGTTTGCGGAGGGACAGGCATGCCGGGGTCGGGGAGGGGTATATCGGGGAGTACAGCCTGCGGGAGCTGCTGCTCTCAGAGCCCATCCGTCATGCGGTTGTTGCCTTGGAGACCGCCAAAGGGCCTGACGGCAGCCACCGTCAGGAAATTGCAGCCGTACTGAAATGGTATGAAGCGGAGGAGTAG
- a CDS encoding Fpg/Nei family DNA glycosylase → MPELPEMENYRKLLSQHLINVPITGVTVNREKTINMEAGDFKNALLGARIVFVERRAKHILFHLHDGRRLLLHLMLGGILYYGTEEERPERSTQVELAFGDHILYFMGLRLGYLHLLSVKESEAAMGKLGPELLDRRMTAERFAALLKGRRGALKSLLVNQQVMAGIGNCYADEIAFEARLLPSTLVQNLSPEAVTRLYESMRKVLTEATEIGGYMEMPFMAGDTVTGSYNDQCKVYDREGEPCLRGGGTIVKTELTGRKVFYCPDCQHEG, encoded by the coding sequence ATGCCGGAACTGCCGGAAATGGAGAATTACAGAAAGCTGCTCAGTCAGCATCTTATAAATGTTCCGATTACAGGTGTGACCGTGAACAGAGAGAAAACCATCAACATGGAGGCCGGGGACTTTAAGAACGCATTACTGGGTGCCCGTATCGTTTTTGTGGAACGCCGGGCGAAGCATATTCTGTTCCACCTGCATGACGGGCGCAGATTACTGCTTCACCTGATGCTGGGCGGCATATTGTATTACGGCACGGAAGAGGAGCGTCCTGAACGGAGCACACAGGTGGAATTGGCATTTGGTGACCATATTCTATACTTCATGGGGCTGCGTCTGGGTTACCTGCATCTGTTGTCGGTGAAGGAAAGTGAAGCGGCCATGGGCAAGCTGGGACCTGAGCTGCTGGACCGCCGGATGACCGCGGAGCGATTCGCTGCGCTGCTGAAGGGCCGGAGAGGGGCGCTAAAAAGTCTGCTTGTGAATCAGCAGGTTATGGCCGGTATCGGCAACTGCTACGCGGATGAGATTGCTTTTGAAGCCAGACTGCTGCCTTCCACGCTGGTGCAGAATCTGTCGCCGGAGGCCGTCACCCGCTTATACGAGAGTATGCGCAAAGTACTGACGGAAGCAACCGAAATCGGCGGCTACATGGAGATGCCGTTTATGGCCGGCGATACCGTTACCGGCTCGTATAATGATCAGTGTAAAGTATATGACCGGGAAGGCGAACCATGCCTGCGCGGCGGGGGAACCATTGTCAAAACAGAGCTGACCGGACGCAAGGTGTTCTATTGCCCGGACTGCCAGCATGAAGGGTAG
- a CDS encoding TIGR01457 family HAD-type hydrolase has translation MKDFGGLLIDLDGTLFHGGRMIPGADKLITGLRAAGVPFLFVTNNSSRTPANVAAHLSGMGIEAKAEEVCTSSLAAARYIAEESPEARVAILGEEGLIEACTAAGLTIVTDDPQYVVQGIYRSFTYDSLAQASRWIMGGAKFVLTNPDLMLPSDDGVMPGAGTLGAAIEAASGVSPVVIGKPESYLINYAVSMLGIKQHEAVVVGDNMRTDISAGANAGCRTILVLTGLTTQDNLEHYKTVTGVTPDVICSDLAELISMLGV, from the coding sequence ATGAAGGATTTCGGAGGCTTACTCATTGATCTGGACGGAACTTTATTTCACGGTGGCCGGATGATCCCCGGCGCTGATAAATTGATAACAGGGCTTCGTGCGGCAGGTGTACCTTTTTTGTTCGTAACGAACAATTCTTCGCGGACACCCGCTAATGTAGCCGCACATCTGAGCGGAATGGGCATTGAAGCCAAGGCGGAGGAAGTCTGCACTTCCTCGCTGGCAGCTGCACGCTATATCGCTGAGGAATCACCGGAAGCAAGGGTGGCGATACTTGGAGAAGAGGGCCTTATCGAAGCCTGCACCGCAGCTGGCTTGACGATTGTCACAGATGACCCGCAATATGTTGTACAGGGCATCTACAGATCTTTTACATATGATTCACTGGCACAGGCTTCACGCTGGATCATGGGCGGAGCGAAATTTGTGCTGACCAATCCGGATCTGATGCTGCCGTCGGATGACGGAGTAATGCCGGGGGCGGGAACGCTTGGTGCTGCCATCGAAGCTGCAAGCGGTGTGTCGCCAGTAGTTATCGGCAAACCGGAATCATACCTGATCAATTATGCCGTGTCGATGCTGGGTATTAAGCAGCATGAGGCTGTTGTGGTCGGCGATAACATGCGGACGGATATTTCAGCGGGGGCCAATGCGGGCTGCCGGACGATCCTTGTGCTGACAGGCTTGACTACACAGGACAATCTTGAACACTATAAGACGGTCACCGGCGTGACACCGGATGTAATTTGCAGCGATTTAGCTGAACTTATATCGATGCTCGGTGTATAA
- the rnz gene encoding ribonuclease Z codes for MEIYFLGTNAGVPTLQRNVTSIALRLMEERRSFWMFDCGEGTQHQVLRSPLRLGKLEKLFITHLHGDHLFGLPGLLSSRGYQGGTAPLTVYGPPGLKAFLDVSLSVSQSRMPYKLEIVEHTGGLVFEDETFKVEAGLLEHRIDSYGYRVTEKDSPGSLNTELLQSYGLKPGPLYGKLKKGEDVTTESGVVIRASEVVHEPKKGRIVTILGDTRPCPGSLPLAQEADLIIHEATFAHDLAEMAYQYHHSTAVQAAELAREAEGRELLLTHFSSRYVSQEELTPLLEEAQAIFPQTLLAEEFCTFPVYRRK; via the coding sequence ATGGAAATTTATTTTCTCGGCACGAATGCCGGTGTTCCCACACTGCAGCGCAATGTAACCTCGATTGCCCTCAGACTGATGGAGGAACGCCGCAGCTTCTGGATGTTCGATTGCGGAGAAGGGACACAGCATCAGGTGCTGCGTTCACCGCTGCGGCTGGGCAAGCTGGAGAAGCTGTTTATTACCCATTTGCATGGTGATCATCTTTTCGGCTTGCCGGGGCTGCTGTCCAGCCGGGGGTATCAGGGCGGTACGGCTCCGCTGACAGTGTATGGTCCTCCGGGACTGAAGGCTTTCCTGGATGTTTCCTTGTCCGTAAGCCAATCACGCATGCCTTACAAGCTTGAGATTGTGGAGCATACCGGCGGGCTGGTATTTGAGGATGAAACCTTTAAGGTTGAGGCGGGTCTGCTGGAGCACCGGATTGACAGCTATGGATACCGGGTAACCGAGAAAGACAGCCCGGGCAGTCTGAACACGGAGCTGCTCCAGAGCTATGGACTTAAGCCTGGCCCGTTATATGGCAAGCTCAAGAAGGGCGAAGATGTGACTACGGAGAGCGGAGTAGTAATCCGGGCTTCCGAAGTGGTCCATGAGCCCAAAAAAGGGCGCATCGTAACCATACTTGGGGATACCAGACCCTGCCCGGGGAGTCTGCCGCTGGCGCAGGAGGCTGATCTGATTATCCATGAAGCAACCTTTGCCCATGATCTGGCGGAGATGGCTTACCAATATCACCACAGCACTGCTGTCCAGGCGGCAGAACTGGCCCGGGAAGCGGAAGGCCGTGAACTGTTGCTGACTCACTTCAGTTCGCGTTACGTTTCACAGGAGGAGCTGACTCCATTACTGGAAGAAGCACAGGCGATCTTCCCTCAAACCCTGCTTGCGGAAGAGTTCTGCACCTTCCCTGTATACCGGAGAAAGTAA